The DNA segment CAAGGAGCCGCCCATCTGTCTCTGCCACGAATTTCACTAATTTGCACGAATCGAGCTTCTGCCTTCGTGTCAATTCGTGCAATTCGTGGCAAAAATCCGCCAACCTCGCTCGCCCGGAAGTCATTTGGTTGGCCGCCCGATTGATGCTATACTCTCGCTTCGGTGTCCCCACGCAGCCGGCAACGGTCATGGTGGACAAACGTCATTCTGCCCATGGTGATGTCACCTTGAACGAACCATCACGTCCAACTTTTTCATGGCGCTCGCGCGAGATGCTCAGCGGGTTGTTCATGTTCACGGCGCTGCTCTTCCTGGCCTTCGCGGCCGGCTTCGGCGCGCACTGGCTGCTGACACGCGCGTCCGGGACAGCCAGTGACGCGCCAGGTTCGGTGACGATCCTCACCGATGCCCAGCGCCTGCTGCGCGACAATTTTCTGGGCCAGCCGCCGGCCGAGACCACGCAGGTGTACGGGGCCATCCGCGGCCTGGTGGAGACCTATCAAGATCCGTACACCGTTTTCATCGAGCCGCAGCCGCGGGCACGGGAAAAAGATCAACTGCGCGGGCGCTTTGGCGGCATCGGTGCGTACGTGGCAGTCAGCACCACCGGCCAGGTCTTTCTAACCCCCATGCCGGGACGACCGGCCGAGAAGGCGGGCATCCAGGCCAACGACGAGCTGCTGGCCGTGGACGGCAAGAGCGTCAGCGGCAAAAATCGTGACGAAGTGGTGGACATGGTGCGCGGCGAGGTCGGCACCCAAACGACGCTGCGCATCGGGCGCGTCGGCGCCGACCAGCCGTTTGACCTCGTCGTCACGCGTGAAGAGATCGAAAACCCGTCTGTGGAGTGGCGCTTGTTGGAAAATGACCCCCGCACCGGCTACGTGGCGCTGCACATCTTTGGTGAACGCAGCGTGCAGGAACTGAAAGACGCGATCAACGACCTGCGCGGGCAGGGCGCGCAGCGCCTGATCCTGGATCTGCGACACAACCCCGGCGGCCTGCTGGAGACGGCCGTAGATGTCGCCAGCCAGTTCCTCGCCAGTGGACGTGTGCTCAATGAACGGCACGCGGACAGCGAGACGACGTACGATGTGCGCGGCGCTGGCGTGGCGCGGGATCTGCCCCTGGTCGTCCTGACTGATGAGGGCACCGCCAGCGCCGCTGAAATTGTGGCCGGCGCCCTGCAAGACGCCAAACGCGCGCCGATCATCGGGGCCAAGACCTTTGGCAAAGGCTCGGTGCAGCTCGTGTTCGATCTGCGCGATGGTTCATCCCTGCACGTGACGACCGCACGCTGGTTCACACCGGCCTATCAGCAGATTGACGGCAAGGGCCTGACGCCCGACGTGCCGGTGGTCACTGGTGACGCGGCAGCCGGCGGCGATCCGGTTCTGGACGCTGCGCTGGCCTGGTTCGATAAACCATGAGACTGAGGCTTGGGCGACTGCAAGTCGCTGCAACCATGACGAAGTCCACCGGCGTGGACTGGCGAGGAATCTGGCAATGACTTCATCTAACTTCACACGCTGGTTGCTGGCCGGCTGCCTGGTTGTGGCGCTAACCACCACTGCCTTTATGGCCGGGCTGGCCACCGGCTTTGGGCTGGGGCGCTGGACTGCGCCCGCGGTCGTGGTTGCCCCCGCCGCGCCGCAGGAGTCACCGGCAGCCGTCGTCGAGGCGCCGCGCGTCACCGCGATTCCCGCGGCCACCCAGGCGCCGCCCGCCATGCTCCCCACCCCCAGACCAGCCCCCTCGGCCACACCGCAACGGGCGCCGCAACCGGCGGGCACGATCACCGCGCAGGACAAGGAACTCAAGCTGTTCTGGGAGGCCATGACCCTGTTACAGGATGGCTTCTACGGCGACGTGCCCAGCGGCCAGAATCTGCAATATGCGGCCATTCGAGGCGTGGTCAGCAGCCTGGACGATCGTTTTACCAGCTTCATGACGGCTGACGAGGCGCAACGCTTCGAGGACTCCCTGGATGGCAGCTTCGAGGGCATCGGCGCGCAGGTTGACAAGACCGAGGACGACAAAGGCGCACGCATCGTCGAAGTCTACCCTGGTTTTCCGGCGGCCACGGCCGGGGTGCGGCGCAATGACATCATCACTGCGGTGGACGGCCAGGATATCGGTCCCCTCAGCCTGACCGAGATCATCTCGCACATTCGCGGGCCACGCGGCACCACCGTCATCCTGACCATCCGCCGCGAGGGCGAGGACGCACCGCTGGAGATCAGCGTGACGCGGGCGCGCATCGAGATTCCTGTGGTGGAATCGAAGATGTTGGCAGGCAACATCGGTTATGTCAAACTACAGGAGTTCAGCCGGCCAGCGCCGGAGCGTCTGAAGACGGCGCTGAAGGAGCTGCTCGATCAGGAGCCGGTGGGCCTGATCCTGGACCTGCGCGGCAATCCCGGCGGCCTGCTCGATGTCGCGGTGGAGGTTGGCAGTCAGTTTGTGGCCGCAGGCGACATCCTGATCGAACGGAAGAAGGATGGCAGCGAGGAGCACTTCAGCGTGCGCACCGGCGGCTTGGCTATCGGAGTTCCGCTGGCGGTGCTGGTCAATGAAGGTTCGGCCAGCGCCAGCGAGATCGTGGCCGGCGCGATTCAGGACGCCGGGCGCGGGCCGTTGGTGGGAACCAAGACCTTTGGCAAAGGCTCCGTGCAACTGCCGCAGACCTTGAGTGATGGCTCCATGCTGCGCGTCACCATCGCCCACTGGTTCACCCCCAAAGGCCGCGGCATCCACGGCACTGGCCTGGAGCCAGACATCCCCATCGAACTGAGCGAACAGGATCGCAGCGCCGGCCGCGACCCGCAGTTGGACAGGGCCGTCGAATACCTGCGCGCGCAATAGTGAGTAAGGGGAGAAATTGGTGACGAAGAACGAAGATCAACGCAACCGCACGCTGGCGACCAATCGCAAGGCGCACCACGATTATTCGATCGAAGAGACCTACGAGGTGGGTTTGGCCCTGGTCGGCACGGAGATCAAGTCGCTGCGCGCTGGGCAGTGCAATCTGAAAGATGGCTATGCGGTCATTCGCCAGGGCGAAATCTGGATGCTGAACGTTCACATTTCACCCTGGGCGGGCGGCAACCGTGAGAACCATGACCCGCTGCGCGAACGCAAGTTGTTGCTGCATCGGCGCGAGATCAACAAGCTGGCGAGTCGCGTGGCCGAACGGGGCTGGACACTGGTACCTCTGCGTATTTATCTCAAAAGCAACCGGGCCAAAGTGGAATTGGGCCTGGTGCGCGGTAAGAAGCAGTACGACAAACGGGAGGCGATTGCCAAACGCGACAGCGACCGCGATGTGGAGCGCGGGGTCAAAGACTATCAGCAGGAATAGGCGTGCTCAAGGCCTCTCGCTGCGCTCGGCCGACGCGGGCGGTGGTGGTTTTTCTCCTTGCTCACCCAGCGCCAACCGTTGGATGCGCGCGGCCAGGTCTGGCGGCGGAGGCGCTTGCTCGGTAGTCGGCACAGCAGCGGGCGGGTGCGCGGGCTTGGCGGTCGTGGCCGCGGACGGCGCGGGCGCTGCGCTGACCGCGGCGGGCGCACGCGCGGCCTCTTGCGCCAGTTTTGCCAGGCGCTGACGGCCGCGTGCGATGCGCTGCTGCAACGCACGTTCTTCGGCCTGCAGCTCAGCTGCTGACTGGCGCAGTCGGGTGACGTGCCGACCAAGTTCCTGCGCCAGGGTCTGCATCTGCGTACACTCGGCCTGCAAGGACTCGGCTTCCACGGAATTGCCCGCGCGCGTCGCGGCGTCCAGGCGCTGCTGCACCTCAGCCACACGCGCCTGGGCCTGCTGCCAGGCTGTTGCCGCCTCTTGCTGGCGGGCGTTGGTGTCAACCCACAGTTCTTGTTGCTGTGCCAGCCGCGCCTGCGCCACCTCAATGTCGGTCGCCAGGCGATCTTCCTCTGGCACGTGCGTGTCGCGGTCGAGTAAGTGATGAAAGACGGCACGAATGCCGCTTGTGATTCGGTCTCGTAGCCTCATGGTTTCCCTCTCAGTGGGTAGTCAGCAGGCGATCCACGGCTTCGGCCAGGCTGGCCATGTTGTTGACCTCGAACACGGCGCTGCAGAAGGGCAGGTAGCGCAGCATGTCGCTGTCACCGCTGCCCCACAGCAACGACGATTCAGGCGTCAGCCAAACCAGCCGCCGCGACCGCCGCTTGATGTCGCCGAAAGCCTCAAGTTCAGGGTTGTTGTAGTTGTTGCGCCCATCGCCCACGATGATGACCGTGGTGCGGTGGTCAATGGCATCCAGGAAGTCGCGCTGGAAGTGCAGCAGGCTTTGGCCCAGGTCGGTGTTGTAGGAGCCGGGCTGCAAACGATTCAGCACATGCTCAATCGCCACGTCAGGGCGGAACTCCGTGAAGTCGGCCGTGATCTCTTGAATGTCATCAATGAAGGCAAAGGAGCGCGCCTGCGCCACCTGGTCTTGCAGGTCATACATCAGGCGCAGCATGAACTCAACCACGGAGCGCATGGAGGTTGAGACATCGCAGATGAGCAGAATCTTCGGCTTGATCTGGCGCCGGCGGTATTTCAACTCCAACGGCACCCCGCCATACTTCAGATTGGTGCGCAGCGTGCGTTTGACATCCAACTGACCGACCCGGCCGCGCCGCTGGCGCAGGGCGGCCCGGCTGCGCAACTGCGCGGCCAGGCGCTGCACCTGCTTGCGCAGTTCATCCGCTTCGCGCTCGCTGAGCGATTGAAAGGGGCGCTGTAAGAGATCGTCGTTGCGCTGCGCCTCCCGCGGCTCATTGAGCGCATTGCGCACAATGCTGGCACCCACATGTTGACTGACCTGCTGGCGCAGCGCGTCCTGGTTGGCCTGCACCAACTGGCGCAGACGATCCAGGGAACGCTTAGTCATGCCCATCCGATCCAGCAGCTCCCACAGTTCCTTGAGCGCCTTTTTCACCTCATCATGCCCCGCGGCGCGCAGCAGTCGGCTGGTCAGCCAGGGCTGTTGATACGGGTGCGTGGCATGGTTCAGCCCGACCATCTGGCCCAACTCCTCCAGTTCTGCTTGCGTCAGCGATTCCCCGCGCAGCAGGCGCTCCAGTTGCTGGCGCACGTTGCCGGTGAACTGACGGATGGCCTGGGCCAGGCGCTGCAAATCGGCATTTGACAAGTCCTGGGTGGCGTCCAGCAGCGGCGGCCCGCCCAGGCCAAAAAATTGTGGGAACAGCCGCTCGAACGTCGCCAGGTCCTGAGGCTCTTTGACGAGCGTGGCCCGCAGCGCGATGCGAAAGCGGTCACGATCCTGGACGCCCAGGGTTTCCACAGCGCGAAAGGCATCGGCGCTCTCCGCCACGGAGATACGCACGCCGGACGTGCGCAAGCCGGCGATGAATTCCACCATGCGTTCTTCCATCTAAAATCCCTCTAACTAATCCCTCTAACTAATCCCTCTAACTAATCCCTCTAACTAATCCCTCTAACTAATCCCTCTAACTAATCCCTCTAACTAATCCCTCCGAACCAACGGGCCTAGTTGTCCCACCCTTGCCGGCGCTTGCCCGATGGACGCGGCTGGAAGTCAGTGCTGCTGGCGCTGCTGGGCAACCCGCGCTGCACCCGCAGCACATCGGCTTCGTGTTTGAGCAGCACCGTCAGCGTGCTGTCCAACATTTTTTGATCAATGTGCTTGGCGTTGAGCGTGACCAGGGCTTTGGCCCAATCGAGTGTCTCGCTGATGCTCGGGCGTTTCTTGAGGTCCATCTGGCGCATCTGCTGCACCATGTCCACGGCCTGGCGAGCCAACTGCGGCGCCAGGTCAGGCACTTTCAAGCGCACAATGGCCAGCTCATTTTCCAGGTCGGGGTAGCTGAGGAAGAGGTAGAGACAACGCCGCTTGAGCGCCTCGCTCAGTTCGCGCGTGTTATTGCTGGTCAACACCACCATCGGTTGATGCACTGCGGTCACCGTGCCCAGTTCTGGCACGCTGACCTGGAAATCGCTCAGCACTTCGAGCAGAAACGCCTCGAAGGCCGCGTCGGCGCGATCAATTTCATCAATCAGTAGCACAACCGGTTCCTGCGAGGTGAGCGCCAACAGGAGCGGGCGCGGCAGCAGGAAGCGTTCCGAGAAGAAGACGTCATCTTCCAGGGCCAGGCGGTCGGCGGCCTCGACCAGAGTCTGGGCGTCGGCCAGCAGATTGGACAGCTTGTCGCGCAGGAGTTGCGTGTAGAGCATCTGCTTGGCGTATTCCCACTCGTACAGGGCCTTGGTTTCATCCAGGCCCTCGTAGCATTGCAGGCGGATCAAGCGGCGTCCGCTGGCAGCAGCCCAGGCTTTAGCCAATTCGGTCTTGCCGACGCCGGCCGGGCCTTCGGCCAGCACCGGTTTGCCCAACTGCTCGGCAAGATAGAGCACCGTGGCAATGGCATCCGATGCGATGTAACGTTGCTCACTCAACTGAGCACGGGCTGCGGTCGGATCTTTGAACATGAATTCCTCGTGGATAGTTTAGGTTTGGGGGCGTTTGGGTCAAGAGCCGGCAGATATCGGGTCAATGACAGGCGCCAGATCGGGGCGCAAGGCCATGATTTGCGTGCGCAATTGGGCCGCGCGGCGGCGCAGGTCATCGGCCTGCGCCGCGTCGGTCTGCTCCACGCGGCGCAGGCGCGTCTTGATGAAGGCCAGGTCAACCAATTGGCGCTGAAACAACGCAACACGCCGCGGCGCGCCGGCCCGCCACAGCGGCAGCATAGCCAGGCGACGCACGGCGCGGGCGCTGAACGTCAGCATGGCCTGATATTCTTGTGGCTGCAGCAAGATGCCGACCTCGTCCGCCAAGCCGTCGCGCAGCCAGCGGCGCTCATTGTCCCATGTCAGGATGACGATCAGAACCAGAAGCCAGAAGCCGCCCCAATCAGCCAGCACGCCGACGAAAAACGGCAGGATGGTGACATCGGCCAACTCAGCGCCCAGGTTGTGCAGCCCGTGAAAGAAAATGGCCGCGGCCAGGCCAAGCACAGGAAACAGCCAGCGGGCGACGCGCCGTCGGCTCAGCGCGGCCAGGCCAAAACCGATCCCGGTACACGCGGTGAAGAAGGCGTGATTGAATCCGAAGACGAAGGCGCGCAGCATGACCACCACGGCCCACCAGCCCCAGCCCTGCTCAGCGAACGCGCCGATGAAATAGAGCACGTTCTCGGTCATGGCGAAGCCGAAACCGATGACGGCCCCGTAGACGATGCCGTCGAGGATGCCGTCGAACTCGCGCGCAGCCCAAGTGGCGACGGCCAGCAAGGCCAGGGCCTTGAGAACCTCCTCCACGATGGGCGCCACCAACGCCGTAGAGGCCGCGCCGCCAATGACGGTCCGATCGAGCATGCGCTGCGAGGCGCTGTCGAAGGTTCCCTCGATCACCAGGGCGGCCACTACGGCCGGCACAGCGCCCCAGAAGAAGACCGTCAACAGCAAGGGCAGAGGCTCACGCTCGTGGCGGTCGGCCCACCAGACGAGCAGGGTATAGAGCACGGTGGGCACCAGGGCGGCGAGCAGGGATGCAGGGATGGCAATCAACATCAGGTTGCGGCCTCAACAGAATGAATCACGGTCTCACCAGGATCAACGCGGCGACAGGAAGATAGGAGCCGAGGGCGGTGGTCAACAGGCACGCATGGCGACCGACGCCGAGATCAGGCCGGCGGTTCGAAGCCGGTCAGGCGCTTATTCCATTTGGCGTAGGTGCTGGCAAAATGGGGCCACAGCCCGCTCAATGCGCCCAGGGCCTGCGCCTGGCTGAGGCTGTGCAGAAAACTGGCGCGCTCATCGGCGAACGGCGGCATGAGAAGGTAGCCATGGCCGATTTCGCCCAGGCTGTGCGCATCACTGCCGGCCGTGATGAGTTTGCCATAGCGCCGCGCCAGCGCCAGCGCTGCGTCGTTGTCGTCACGGTAGAGGCAGCGGGCATTGAAGACCTCGATGGCGTCTACCTGATCAATGAAGCGCCGTGCGTTCGCTTCGCCCAGCGCGGAGCGGCGAAACGAGTCGGCCGGATGCGGGATGCTAATCACGGCGCCCTGTTCGCGCAGGCGGGCCAAGGTCTCCTCAGGCGACAAGCCCTTGGGTACTTCCTCCTGCACGAAGTAGGCGATGAATTCGCCGGCGCTGCTCTTGACCTCTTCGCCAATGATGATCAGATCGGGCGCCAGGCGCTTGAGGTAACGGGCGCCCTCTACGTTGTTGTGCTCGGTGATAGCCAGCTTGTCAAGGCCGCGCACCCGTGCGGTCTCGATGATGGCACGCGGGTTCATCAGGCAATCGCGTGAAAACCAGCTATGACAGTGCAGATCAACCTTCCACAGTTCGGGCATACGCTCCATCCATTCTACGCTTCATCCATTCTACGTGTGTTGCGATTCTGGCGTGAGTATACAGCAAACGGGGCAGAAAGTCCAACACTTTACCGGTAACGCATACGCAACCTTTGCTGGCGCCGGACGTCCTTGTTCTTGCATATCCAGGCAGAGGATGCTCAGACATCCCGACTTGGTAAGGTTGACTGCGGTTGTCTGGCCGCAGTCAGCCCACACTAAGCGCCGCAGGATGCTTGCAGCATGGGTGAGCATCACACGTTTGGGGACATGACCGGCCCGCGACGCTGCGAGCGGGACGCCTGCACTCCCACAAACCCGTGACGCTCTCAGCAGGGTCTCTTGTCACGCAGCCAATCGCCTGTTATAATGAGGGTGCCCGATGATTGCCGCACAGTTCTCCCCGCTTGGAAGCCTATGACGCCCATAACTACTCCCTCCCACACGAATATCCTGGCCAGACTCAGCCGCGTGGCGCGCGAAAGCGGTACGGTGGCGCTTTGGCGCGAGGCATTGCCGTGGCTGTGCCAGGTGTGCGGCGCCCAGGGCGGCTCGATGGTGTTGGAGCGCCCGCCCACCCGTTTCCGTCATGGGGTGATCCCGCTCGCTACCGGTCTGCTGATTGACGCCTGGGAAGACACCGTCCTGACGGCGAGCCATTGGGTACCCAGCGCCGATCAATCCTTGTCCACACCCACACCGTTGGAGCCGATGACCACCGCCGGCATTCCCATGCTGCAAATACTGCTTGAGGATGGCCCGGTGATCCAGGGTGGCTTGAGCCTTGTCTACGGCAGCCTGGCAGAGATGAACGGGCCGCTGGCGGATACGGCGAGTGCCCTGGCCGGCACCGTCGGTCAACTGGCGGCGCTATCGGCCGAGCTCCAGTCATCGCAGCGGCGCTTGACGCAGCTCAACCTCCTGCAAGAAGTGGGCCAGTCTATCGCCTCGTCGCTGGACCTGGCCGACGTGCTGCGCGAAACCACCAACCTGGCCGCCAGTATGCTCGACGCCGAGGGTGCGGCGCTGCTGTTGATAGATGAAGATCAACAGGAGTTGATCTTCGCGGTGCCGGTAGGCGAAAAAGAGCACGAACTACGCCAACAGCGTATGAACATCAACGAAGGCGTGGCCGGCTGGACGCTGCGCCGCGGCCAGGCGGTCATCGTCAACGATGTGCGCAACGATCCCCGTTTCACCAAGTCGGTTGACCAGGCTACCGGTTTTCTGACACGCTCGATTCTGTGTGTACCACTACAGGCCAATGCGCGCATCGTCGGTGTGCTCGAAGTGGTCAACAAGCGCAACAATCAGCCCTTCACCCAGGAAGACCAGGAATGGGTGAGCGCGCTGGCCACGCAGGCGGCGGTAGCCGTGGCCAATGCCCAACTCTTCGCACGTGAGCAGCAACGCGTGAGCGAGCTGACCGCCTTGAACCAGGTTGCCGCCACCCTCAGCCAATCGCTCGACCTGGACAAGATGCTGGAAGCGGCGCTGACCAATGTGCTGACCGTGGTGCGCGCCGACGCAGGCAGCATTGCCCTGCTGGACAGCAGCGGCAAAAACCTGGACCTGCGCACGGTGTATGGCTTCGACCGGAATCTGCAGATGTTGCCCCGCAAAGTTGCCGTCGGCTCGGGTTTGCAGGGAAGCGTGGCGGCCAGCGGCGAGATGGTTGTCGTCCATGACCTGGCGGCTGATGCCCGTGTCGGCGAGGAATCGAAGGAAATTCTGGCCCGCACCGGTTTGCGCGGGGCGGCCATTCTGCCTGTTCGTTCGCGCGGGCGGGTGCGTGGCGTGCTGTCGGTCATGGTGCGGCGCACGCGCCATTTCAGCGCCGAAGAATTGGCCCTGCTGACCTCCATCAGTCAGCAGATCGGTGTGGCGGTGGACAATGCCAACCTGTACACCGACCTGCGGGAGGAGCGTGACCGCATCATTGCGGTTCACGAGAAGGTGCGTCACGAGCTGGTGCGCGACCTGCACGACGGCACGGCCCAGGTGTTGTCGGCGATGATTATGAACATGGAGGTGGTCAAGCGCACGGCCGCCTCACGGCCAGAGCTGTTGCCGCGTGAATTGGCCTATCTGGATGATCTGACACGCCAGGCCAACCGGGAGATTCGCCAGCTCTTGTTTCAGCTACGCCCGGTGATTCTGGAGACCCAGGGCTTGGCTGCCGCGATTGCCGTCTATGCAGAACAACTGCGCCGCCACGAGTCCTATGCCCTGTATCTCGAACTCTCGACCGGCGATTTCAAGCTGACCTCACAGGCCAGCGGCACGGTCTTTGCCATTGTGCAGGAAGCGCTCAACAATATCAAGAAACATGCCCATGCGAGCACTGTTTGGATTCAGGTTTGGGTAGAACGGGATTACTTGCACGTCACGGTGACGGACGATGGCACAGGGATCAACATGGCCGCGATCAATGCACAGTACGATCAGCACGGCAGTTTTGGCCTGCTAAACATACGCGAGCGAGCACGGCTGCTGGATGCCAAGTTGGAGTTCGTCTCACCGCGTCCCGACGCGTGCAACGGGACGCAAATCCAGCTTATCGTGCCGATGGATCGTCTGCTGCATGATAAGGATGAAGGATGAAACGATAGTTCGCCCCAACTGAAGTGCCGGATCGCAGCACCTGTTTTCCCAGCATTTGCGCGTCTGTCGTTTTCGGCAAAGCCGAATACATCCGAATTACCCGCAAGGCAAACGCCTTCGTCCGCTCCGGCAAAACGAATTGATGGTTGTTCCTATTCTTCTAGCGATATGCAGGCGTGCGCCCAGACTCCAATCGTCCTCTACGGGCACGCCTTGTTGGCATTGTCTTGATGAGGGCGCGGAGAATCGCGTTGACGGATTCAGGCGTCGTGAAAACCTCGGAAATATCCGGGTCAAGCATGACTACCACCTGGCTTTTGTCCACCTGCCCCGCGAACCGGTTGGGGCGAGCCTTGCTGTAGTCGAAGTCGTATTCCGGCCGCAGTTCATCGGCGGCGTCTTGGTTGAAATTAGGTGTTGTCGGCATTGACACAGTCGGACTCAGATGTCACGAATCTAAGCTGGTATGGCGATGTACTCAGCGAATGAACGCGCCTGGGGCACTGGGAGTTTGTCTTCCAACAGTCCGCGCACATGCATCTCAATGGCTTCGTGCATGTTGCGCGCGGTCTGATCCCGGGTCTTGCCGGTTGCCACACAACCGGGCAGATCCGGCGAGTATGCCGAGTAGTTACCATCCGCTTTTTCGATTATGACCAAGAAGCGATGCATATCGTGGAACTCCCCAGATCTTCTCCCCCTGTCTGTATCGTACACCCATTTCGGCCGTTCGACTGCCTCAGCCTTCATTGACTGACACAGTCGGGTCACTACTTCACCCCTGCTCTGGGGCAGATGATTTCCACCATTTCTCCCTTGTAAAACACGATCGTATGCTCATCAGGTTCTGAGTCGCCGAGATAAATCTTCTTCTTGTGACTCATCTTCTTGGCCTCCCGAATCGTGTTTTCAAAGAAATCCGACTGATGCCCACAGTCGCACTGATATGAGGAAGGATAAATCTCTTTTGGCACTGATGGCTCCGCCTCTGGTCTGCTCGATCCTCTACGCATTATTTTTCAACCGTTCGACGGTCTCAGCCCTCATTGGCACAGCCGGATGCGCCCCGTACAACCGCAGCGCTACAGCGTTGATTTCGGCTGCCCCACGGCGCCACATTGTCCAGCCTAACGGTTTGCGTTAGCTGCGGTGGGTGGGAGGGTGGATTCACCCTTGAAACGGGAAAAATCCAAAGCCAGACAAATGCCCAAAGAACGCGGCGCGTACCCACCGTTAGCTGCACGCTTTGTTGGGCGGTACTCACTTTGTTGACTTTTCCAGTGCGTGTTCGATATCCTTTACGCGATGGTAGCTGGAGTGACCGTCAAGATCAAAGGGCCATTCCGGTCGGCGCTCCCTGTCACTGAACCATGCTTCAGGTGTATCTTGAAGCGCAGCCAGCGCATCCTCCTGAACTTGCCTGTGCCAAGCCAAAACCTCCTGTGGGGAGCGATCTCGCCAACGCTCGTAGATGAGGTGGTTCCCA comes from the Candidatus Amarolinea dominans genome and includes:
- a CDS encoding S41 family peptidase — translated: MTSSNFTRWLLAGCLVVALTTTAFMAGLATGFGLGRWTAPAVVVAPAAPQESPAAVVEAPRVTAIPAATQAPPAMLPTPRPAPSATPQRAPQPAGTITAQDKELKLFWEAMTLLQDGFYGDVPSGQNLQYAAIRGVVSSLDDRFTSFMTADEAQRFEDSLDGSFEGIGAQVDKTEDDKGARIVEVYPGFPAATAGVRRNDIITAVDGQDIGPLSLTEIISHIRGPRGTTVILTIRREGEDAPLEISVTRARIEIPVVESKMLAGNIGYVKLQEFSRPAPERLKTALKELLDQEPVGLILDLRGNPGGLLDVAVEVGSQFVAAGDILIERKKDGSEEHFSVRTGGLAIGVPLAVLVNEGSASASEIVAGAIQDAGRGPLVGTKTFGKGSVQLPQTLSDGSMLRVTIAHWFTPKGRGIHGTGLEPDIPIELSEQDRSAGRDPQLDRAVEYLRAQ
- a CDS encoding VWA domain-containing protein; the protein is MVEFIAGLRTSGVRISVAESADAFRAVETLGVQDRDRFRIALRATLVKEPQDLATFERLFPQFFGLGGPPLLDATQDLSNADLQRLAQAIRQFTGNVRQQLERLLRGESLTQAELEELGQMVGLNHATHPYQQPWLTSRLLRAAGHDEVKKALKELWELLDRMGMTKRSLDRLRQLVQANQDALRQQVSQHVGASIVRNALNEPREAQRNDDLLQRPFQSLSEREADELRKQVQRLAAQLRSRAALRQRRGRVGQLDVKRTLRTNLKYGGVPLELKYRRRQIKPKILLICDVSTSMRSVVEFMLRLMYDLQDQVAQARSFAFIDDIQEITADFTEFRPDVAIEHVLNRLQPGSYNTDLGQSLLHFQRDFLDAIDHRTTVIIVGDGRNNYNNPELEAFGDIKRRSRRLVWLTPESSLLWGSGDSDMLRYLPFCSAVFEVNNMASLAEAVDRLLTTH
- a CDS encoding GAF domain-containing protein, producing MTPITTPSHTNILARLSRVARESGTVALWREALPWLCQVCGAQGGSMVLERPPTRFRHGVIPLATGLLIDAWEDTVLTASHWVPSADQSLSTPTPLEPMTTAGIPMLQILLEDGPVIQGGLSLVYGSLAEMNGPLADTASALAGTVGQLAALSAELQSSQRRLTQLNLLQEVGQSIASSLDLADVLRETTNLAASMLDAEGAALLLIDEDQQELIFAVPVGEKEHELRQQRMNINEGVAGWTLRRGQAVIVNDVRNDPRFTKSVDQATGFLTRSILCVPLQANARIVGVLEVVNKRNNQPFTQEDQEWVSALATQAAVAVANAQLFAREQQRVSELTALNQVAATLSQSLDLDKMLEAALTNVLTVVRADAGSIALLDSSGKNLDLRTVYGFDRNLQMLPRKVAVGSGLQGSVAASGEMVVVHDLAADARVGEESKEILARTGLRGAAILPVRSRGRVRGVLSVMVRRTRHFSAEELALLTSISQQIGVAVDNANLYTDLREERDRIIAVHEKVRHELVRDLHDGTAQVLSAMIMNMEVVKRTAASRPELLPRELAYLDDLTRQANREIRQLLFQLRPVILETQGLAAAIAVYAEQLRRHESYALYLELSTGDFKLTSQASGTVFAIVQEALNNIKKHAHASTVWIQVWVERDYLHVTVTDDGTGINMAAINAQYDQHGSFGLLNIRERARLLDAKLEFVSPRPDACNGTQIQLIVPMDRLLHDKDEG
- a CDS encoding four helix bundle protein; the encoded protein is MPERTKAFALRVIRMYSALPKTTDAQMLGKQVLRSGTSVGANYRFILHPYHAADDPSAR
- a CDS encoding S41 family peptidase is translated as MNEPSRPTFSWRSREMLSGLFMFTALLFLAFAAGFGAHWLLTRASGTASDAPGSVTILTDAQRLLRDNFLGQPPAETTQVYGAIRGLVETYQDPYTVFIEPQPRAREKDQLRGRFGGIGAYVAVSTTGQVFLTPMPGRPAEKAGIQANDELLAVDGKSVSGKNRDEVVDMVRGEVGTQTTLRIGRVGADQPFDLVVTREEIENPSVEWRLLENDPRTGYVALHIFGERSVQELKDAINDLRGQGAQRLILDLRHNPGGLLETAVDVASQFLASGRVLNERHADSETTYDVRGAGVARDLPLVVLTDEGTASAAEIVAGALQDAKRAPIIGAKTFGKGSVQLVFDLRDGSSLHVTTARWFTPAYQQIDGKGLTPDVPVVTGDAAAGGDPVLDAALAWFDKP
- a CDS encoding PrsW family intramembrane metalloprotease; the protein is MLIAIPASLLAALVPTVLYTLLVWWADRHEREPLPLLLTVFFWGAVPAVVAALVIEGTFDSASQRMLDRTVIGGAASTALVAPIVEEVLKALALLAVATWAAREFDGILDGIVYGAVIGFGFAMTENVLYFIGAFAEQGWGWWAVVVMLRAFVFGFNHAFFTACTGIGFGLAALSRRRVARWLFPVLGLAAAIFFHGLHNLGAELADVTILPFFVGVLADWGGFWLLVLIVILTWDNERRWLRDGLADEVGILLQPQEYQAMLTFSARAVRRLAMLPLWRAGAPRRVALFQRQLVDLAFIKTRLRRVEQTDAAQADDLRRRAAQLRTQIMALRPDLAPVIDPISAGS
- a CDS encoding MoxR family ATPase, with the protein product MFKDPTAARAQLSEQRYIASDAIATVLYLAEQLGKPVLAEGPAGVGKTELAKAWAAASGRRLIRLQCYEGLDETKALYEWEYAKQMLYTQLLRDKLSNLLADAQTLVEAADRLALEDDVFFSERFLLPRPLLLALTSQEPVVLLIDEIDRADAAFEAFLLEVLSDFQVSVPELGTVTAVHQPMVVLTSNNTRELSEALKRRCLYLFLSYPDLENELAIVRLKVPDLAPQLARQAVDMVQQMRQMDLKKRPSISETLDWAKALVTLNAKHIDQKMLDSTLTVLLKHEADVLRVQRGLPSSASSTDFQPRPSGKRRQGWDN
- a CDS encoding PHP domain-containing protein; amino-acid sequence: MPELWKVDLHCHSWFSRDCLMNPRAIIETARVRGLDKLAITEHNNVEGARYLKRLAPDLIIIGEEVKSSAGEFIAYFVQEEVPKGLSPEETLARLREQGAVISIPHPADSFRRSALGEANARRFIDQVDAIEVFNARCLYRDDNDAALALARRYGKLITAGSDAHSLGEIGHGYLLMPPFADERASFLHSLSQAQALGALSGLWPHFASTYAKWNKRLTGFEPPA
- the smpB gene encoding SsrA-binding protein SmpB, with translation MTKNEDQRNRTLATNRKAHHDYSIEETYEVGLALVGTEIKSLRAGQCNLKDGYAVIRQGEIWMLNVHISPWAGGNRENHDPLRERKLLLHRREINKLASRVAERGWTLVPLRIYLKSNRAKVELGLVRGKKQYDKREAIAKRDSDRDVERGVKDYQQE